A portion of the Oncorhynchus gorbuscha isolate QuinsamMale2020 ecotype Even-year linkage group LG19, OgorEven_v1.0, whole genome shotgun sequence genome contains these proteins:
- the LOC124006443 gene encoding LIM/homeobox protein Lhx1 has translation MVHCAGCERPILDRFLLNVLDRAWHVKCVQCCECKCNLTEKCFSREGKLYCKNDFFRRFGTKCAGCSQGISPNDLVRRARSKVFHLNCFTCMMCNKQLSTGEELYIIDENKFVCKEDYLTHSNGKDTNLLSVTACSDPSLSPDSQDQLQDDVKDSEIANLSDKETGSNENDGENLGGKRRGPRTTIKAKQLETLKAAFAATPKPTRHIREQLAQETGLNMRVIQVWFQNRRSKERRMKQLSALGARRHAFFRSPRRMRTLVDRLEPGELIPNGPFSYYGDYQSEYYGPGGNYDFFPQGPPSSQAQTPVDLPFVPSSGPTGTPLGGMDHPLPGHHPSSEVQRYSDIMSHHPGDSPSPEPGIPGPMHSISSEVYGPSPPFTSLSLNGSGYGNHLSHAPSEMNEGTVW, from the exons ATGGTCCACTGTGCCGGGTGCGAGAGGCCTATACTGGACAGGTTTCTCCTCAATGTTCTGGACAGAGCGTGGCACGTCAAGTGCGTACAGTGCTGCGAATGTAAATGCAATTTAACAGAGAAATGCTTTTCTCGAGAGGGGAAACTATATTGCAAAAACGACTTCTTTAG GAGGTTTGGGACAAAGTGCGCGGGCTGTTCTCAGGGCATCTCGCCGAACGACTTGGTCCGGAGGGCAAGGAGCAAAGTGTTTCATCTCAACTGCTTCACCTGCATGATGTGTAACAAACAGCTGTCCACGGGAGAGGAGCTCTACATCATAGACGAAAATAAATTTGTCTGCAAAGAAGATTATCTAACCCACAGCAATGGGAAAGACACAAACCTTCTCTCAG TAACAGCATGTAGCGACCCAAGTTTATCCCCGGATTCTCAAGATCAGTTACAGGACGATGTGAAGGACTCTGAAATAGCCAATCTGTCGGACAAAGAAACGGGTAGTAATGAGAACGATGGCGAGAACCTTGGCGGTAAACGACGTGGACCGCGAACCACCATCAAAGCAAAGCAACTGGAGACCCTAAAAGCGGCATTCGCTGCCACCCCCAAACCCACGAGACACATCAGGGAGCAGCTCGCGCAGGAGACGGGGCTGAACATGAGAGTCATTCAG GTATGGTTTCAGAACAGGCGGTCCAAGGAGCGACGTATGAAGCAATTGAGCGCCCTGGGCGCGAGACGGCACGCGTTCTTCCGGAGCCCGAGGAGAATGAGAACGTTAGTGGACCGGCTGGAACCCGGGGAATTAATTCCAAACGGTCCTTTCTCATACTACGGAG ATTATCAAAGTGAGTACTACGGTCCAGGAGGGAACTATGACTTCTTTCCTCAGGGGCCTCCGTCGTCGCAGGCACAGACCCCCGTAGACCTCCCCTTCGTGCCCTCCTCAGGCCCAACGGGCACCCCTCTAGGTGGTATGGACCATCCCCTGCCCGGGCACCACCCCTCCAGTGAGGTGCAGCGCTATTCTGACATCATGTCCCACCACCCTGGGGATTCGCCCAGCCCAGAGCCAGGCATCCCGGGGCCCATGCACAGCATCTCCTCTGAGGTGTACGGCCCCAGCCCGCCCTTTACCTCACTATCCCTCAATGGCAGCGGATACGGCAACCACCTGTCCCATGCACCCTCGGAAATGAACGAGGGCACCGTCTGGTAG